In Candidatus Woesearchaeota archaeon, a single genomic region encodes these proteins:
- the mutS gene encoding DNA mismatch repair protein MutS, translated as MDYLVGKKLTPAMEQFVEMKKQYPDCVIMFRMGDFYEMFYEDAETATRELEITLTSRGKGESRAPLAGIPYHALDNYLGRFVKKGYKVAICEQLEDPKHAKGIVKRGVIRVVTPGTMVDANMLEPSNNNYLMCLYPKADNFGLAIVELSTGEFIVSEVDDESKLFNEITRFNPAEILIPESLKVNKELLNKLKGFINPYNDHYFTKTIAYPNLLNHFSVTTLQGFGIEDKELSISAAGALVHYLRNTQKTSLKYINKIKLYVPSSHMVLDSSTMRNLELLTNIKENSARGSLFSVLNKTQTAMGIRLLKKFILEPLIEKSLINQRLNCISELYNDTLLRAELIDILKDINDIERTISRVMYGNANARDLISLRNSLNHIPKIKELLSGKEGELMQKIKEMPLLNEAVSLIETAVKDEPSLTLREGNLIKKGYNNELDEIRHLAYNTKDWMVLFEEKERARTGIRTLKVGFNKVFGYYITISHANIGSVPADYMRKQTLVNAERYITPELKEKEDIILSAEERIHSLEYDLLMEVLKKVSAYFEDISKSALRIAELDVFVSLAIVAVENNYTKPTINDGEVIELKNCRHPVVETLTESFVPNDFYLTNDNRLQIITGPNMSGKSTAMRQVALVQLLAQLGSFVPCSKANVCIVDRIFTRVGAYDDLTMGQSTFMVEMLETANILNNATSKSLIILDEIGRGTSTFDGISIAWAVAEYIHDNIKAKTLFATHYHQLNHLAEKYSSIKNYNIAVNETDDDIVFLRKLIEGGTDKSYGIQVAKLAGVPAEIISRSKQIMGKLEGSDKIVKNVNKKEEVQGGLVDWV; from the coding sequence ATGGATTATTTAGTTGGGAAAAAATTAACGCCTGCAATGGAACAATTTGTTGAGATGAAAAAGCAATATCCGGATTGCGTTATAATGTTTAGAATGGGTGATTTTTATGAAATGTTTTATGAAGACGCAGAAACTGCCACCAGAGAACTTGAAATTACCCTGACTTCCAGGGGTAAAGGTGAAAGTCGGGCACCACTTGCAGGTATCCCTTATCACGCATTAGACAATTATCTCGGACGTTTTGTTAAAAAGGGTTATAAGGTTGCGATATGCGAACAATTAGAAGATCCGAAGCATGCAAAGGGCATAGTTAAACGCGGAGTTATCAGGGTTGTGACGCCAGGTACGATGGTTGATGCTAATATGCTTGAACCTTCAAATAATAATTACTTAATGTGTTTATACCCTAAAGCGGATAATTTTGGGCTTGCAATTGTTGAACTTTCAACTGGAGAATTCATAGTATCGGAAGTAGACGATGAATCTAAACTTTTTAATGAGATTACAAGGTTTAATCCAGCAGAAATATTAATCCCTGAATCTTTAAAGGTTAACAAAGAACTCCTTAATAAATTAAAAGGCTTTATTAATCCATATAATGACCATTATTTTACCAAAACTATTGCTTATCCTAATCTCTTAAATCATTTTAGTGTAACAACATTACAAGGTTTTGGGATTGAAGATAAAGAGTTAAGTATTTCGGCAGCTGGCGCATTAGTTCATTACTTAAGAAATACACAAAAAACTTCGCTGAAATATATTAATAAGATTAAGTTATATGTTCCTTCATCTCACATGGTGCTTGATTCATCAACTATGCGGAATTTAGAGTTATTAACAAACATTAAAGAGAATTCTGCGCGGGGCAGTTTGTTTTCAGTTTTGAATAAGACTCAGACTGCAATGGGCATCCGGCTTTTAAAAAAGTTTATACTTGAACCGCTAATTGAAAAAAGTTTAATTAACCAACGACTGAACTGCATCAGCGAGCTTTATAACGATACATTGTTACGGGCAGAATTAATTGATATCCTTAAAGACATAAATGATATTGAACGGACTATCAGCAGAGTCATGTACGGAAATGCAAATGCCCGCGATTTGATTTCTTTGCGTAATTCACTTAACCATATCCCCAAAATAAAAGAACTTCTTAGCGGAAAAGAAGGGGAACTTATGCAAAAGATAAAAGAAATGCCCTTACTTAATGAAGCAGTATCATTAATAGAAACGGCAGTCAAAGATGAACCTTCTTTAACATTAAGAGAAGGTAATCTTATCAAGAAAGGTTACAACAATGAACTCGATGAGATTAGGCATTTGGCATATAATACTAAAGATTGGATGGTTTTATTTGAGGAGAAAGAGAGGGCACGCACCGGCATAAGAACATTAAAAGTGGGGTTTAATAAAGTCTTTGGATATTATATCACAATCAGCCATGCAAACATTGGTTCAGTGCCGGCAGATTATATGAGAAAACAGACTTTAGTCAATGCTGAACGTTATATTACTCCTGAATTAAAAGAAAAAGAGGATATAATATTAAGCGCTGAAGAAAGAATTCATTCATTGGAATATGATCTGCTTATGGAAGTTCTTAAAAAAGTTTCGGCGTATTTTGAAGATATCAGTAAAAGCGCTTTAAGAATTGCAGAGCTGGATGTTTTCGTATCTCTGGCAATTGTTGCAGTTGAAAATAATTATACAAAACCTACAATAAATGATGGCGAGGTTATTGAGCTAAAAAATTGCAGGCATCCAGTCGTTGAAACATTGACGGAAAGTTTTGTGCCTAATGATTTTTATTTGACTAATGACAACAGATTGCAGATTATAACTGGGCCTAATATGTCCGGAAAGAGCACAGCAATGCGGCAAGTTGCTCTTGTCCAGTTACTTGCGCAGCTTGGTTCTTTTGTTCCTTGTTCAAAAGCCAATGTTTGCATAGTTGATAGGATTTTTACTCGTGTTGGGGCTTATGATGATTTGACAATGGGACAAAGCACATTCATGGTTGAAATGCTGGAAACGGCAAATATTCTGAATAATGCAACTTCTAAATCCTTAATTATTTTAGATGAGATTGGCAGGGGCACTTCAACTTTTGACGGAATTAGTATTGCATGGGCAGTTGCCGAGTATATACACGATAATATCAAAGCAAAAACATTATTTGCTACGCATTATCACCAGTTAAACCATCTTGCTGAAAAATATTCGTCAATAAAAAATTATAACATTGCAGTTAATGAAACTGATGATGATATTGTTTTTTTAAGAAAATTGATAGAAGGTGGTACTGATAAAAGTTATGGGATACAGGTAGCAAAGTTGGCGGGTGTGCCTGCCGAAATTATTTCTAGAAGTAAGCAGATTATGGGCAAACTTGAAGGTTCTGACAAAATTGTTAAAAATGTGAATAAGAAGGAAGAAGTTCAGGGGGGATTAGTTGACTGGGTTTAA
- the mutL gene encoding DNA mismatch repair endonuclease MutL, whose product MVIRLLDSNLINKIAAGEVIEGPVSVVKELIENSLDAGATNIHIEIVEGGKSLIKVKDNGLGMGPRDIVLCVEKHATSKIKDVTDLFNINTLGFRGEALASIASVSNLRITSRTNDFLYGNFIEVEDGVIKVKKEVSSTVGTIIEVTNLFFNTPARKKYLENILNEAKKITDLVIRYALINPGKYFRLLHNGNPVLNSPAVRDKLGNILNIYGKDIAKELIPVFYEKNGIKIAGYTSKSSLTRADKTQQSFYVNGRYIQSSILSHALHDAYGTLLFSHRFPVAILSLTIDPAKIDVNVHPTKKEIRFSDEKFVSEVVNEGIKDALESTLHIPEINVKGATQTKFAEVGTLKQTVAEKFRVDSFAQRVLESITSEVEDEKMPSLKILGLVHNCYILAENEDGFCIIDQHAAEERVNYELFHEQYASGYIRSQQLVIPTHIELSPTDAIILRDNLPVIKKFGFDVEDFGGNSFLVRATPVIMGRQMGKGTILDMIDELNAKRVRNFEDIKDSIIARMACRKSIKQGDRIEVGYMQKLMMKLYQCENPFTCPHGRPTIITITISELERKFKRVV is encoded by the coding sequence ATGGTCATAAGATTATTAGACTCAAATTTGATAAATAAGATAGCAGCTGGTGAAGTGATAGAAGGTCCTGTATCAGTTGTTAAAGAGCTAATTGAGAATTCTTTAGATGCGGGCGCAACTAATATACACATTGAGATTGTTGAAGGCGGCAAATCTTTGATTAAAGTTAAAGATAATGGTCTGGGCATGGGGCCAAGAGACATAGTCTTGTGTGTGGAAAAACATGCAACTTCAAAAATAAAGGATGTTACAGATTTGTTCAATATTAATACATTAGGTTTTCGCGGTGAAGCTCTCGCATCTATTGCATCGGTCTCAAATCTGCGCATTACATCGAGGACTAATGATTTTCTGTATGGAAATTTTATTGAGGTTGAAGATGGGGTTATAAAAGTCAAAAAAGAAGTTTCAAGTACAGTTGGCACAATAATTGAAGTTACAAATTTGTTTTTTAATACGCCCGCAAGGAAAAAATATTTAGAAAACATTTTAAATGAAGCAAAAAAGATAACTGATCTTGTTATCAGGTATGCTTTAATAAATCCTGGCAAATATTTTAGGTTACTTCACAACGGCAATCCCGTGCTTAATTCTCCTGCAGTACGCGATAAATTGGGAAACATATTGAACATATATGGCAAGGATATAGCAAAAGAGTTGATTCCGGTGTTTTATGAAAAGAACGGAATCAAGATAGCTGGCTACACCTCTAAATCTTCTTTAACCCGGGCAGATAAGACACAACAATCTTTTTATGTAAATGGAAGGTATATACAAAGCTCAATCTTATCGCATGCGCTGCATGATGCATACGGCACATTATTATTTTCACACAGGTTTCCAGTAGCAATTTTATCTTTAACAATTGATCCTGCAAAGATTGATGTTAATGTGCATCCGACAAAAAAGGAGATAAGGTTCAGCGATGAAAAATTTGTATCTGAAGTTGTTAATGAGGGCATAAAAGATGCGCTTGAAAGTACGCTGCATATTCCTGAAATAAATGTTAAAGGCGCAACTCAGACAAAATTTGCTGAGGTTGGCACTCTAAAACAAACAGTGGCTGAAAAGTTTAGAGTTGACAGTTTTGCGCAGAGAGTCTTAGAATCAATTACATCCGAAGTTGAAGACGAGAAAATGCCCTCTCTCAAGATACTGGGGCTAGTGCATAACTGTTACATCCTTGCTGAGAATGAGGATGGTTTTTGCATCATTGACCAACACGCTGCAGAGGAGCGGGTCAATTATGAACTTTTTCATGAACAATATGCTTCAGGTTACATAAGAAGCCAACAATTAGTAATTCCCACACATATTGAGTTATCTCCAACAGATGCAATAATCTTACGGGATAATTTGCCAGTTATTAAAAAATTTGGATTTGATGTTGAAGATTTTGGCGGTAATTCTTTCCTTGTAAGGGCAACTCCCGTTATTATGGGTCGGCAAATGGGTAAAGGCACTATACTTGATATGATTGATGAGTTAAATGCTAAACGTGTCAGAAACTTTGAAGACATCAAAGATAGTATTATAGCGAGAATGGCGTGCCGTAAATCTATCAAACAGGGCGACAGAATTGAAGTTGGATATATGCAAAAACTGATGATGAAATTATATCAGTGCGAGAATCCGTTTACCTGCCCGCATGGACGCCCCACTATAATCACTATTACTATATCTGAGCTTGAACGCAAATTTAAGAGAGTGGTTTAA
- a CDS encoding SMC family ATPase, with amino-acid sequence MLIKSLKLKNIRSYKNEIINFPAGSTLLAGDIGAGKSTILLAIEFALFGLRRKYLTGPALLRKGAREGEVELAFSLPNKEIIVKRVLKKNNKTVEQSSGHIILNGVKQDLTAVELKAKMLELLNYPMELLNKSKNLIYTYTVYTPQEEMKSILTEEPDIRLDVLRKVFGFSKYKVIRENSMIAFKEMRNKVKVFEGNTTDLTEKIKFKEQYMQELNRSEKILEDTVKKINIIKLDMGKKKSEMHALEKQREELQGLNQSLLNVKIRVEERIKNKNLILANIINTEEELNLLKNRIDALILVKPLNTKEEIEKELKNKESLVYSVINQENAVKIKLVQFQASITLLEKEINELNLKSKEYEIDVLELNKLYTEIAGKNTIQTKQKELEQRFIKINEKIQEFNLKKYTALETIEKITRLDNCPLCLQEVSHMHKNQIHSTETDKISVLNDRLNKSFQEKSIIETELNNISDFLENLGVKESGYIRLKLKIEMFNPSKIKDKHEQLNELTNFKQDYNFKLQEILKNDVITIKNEIDKLRQELKVWQRYEFSAKDKLDWKKRSETLAVLKIKQQEQLAEIERETIDLESNKKTFIGSLEKYKDLEIKFKILKEEIENINTIEKELIANQATQKKGIIDLERQLQILAVEIDKKEKQAKEMNKLNQMINWLNKSFIPLTVTIEQQMMAHVYNLFDELFKKWLNMLIEDDLLTVSLDQEFSPLICQNGFDVEYEHLSGGEKTSIALAYRLALNKIVNELYRGIGTYDIIILDEPTDGFSHEHLDKLKDVFDELKMNQLIIVSHENKIESFVEHVVHIVKNEHVSVVSD; translated from the coding sequence ATGTTAATTAAATCGCTTAAATTGAAAAACATACGAAGTTATAAGAATGAAATTATTAATTTTCCGGCAGGTTCCACTTTACTTGCCGGAGACATCGGTGCAGGAAAATCGACTATACTTCTGGCGATTGAATTTGCGCTTTTCGGTTTACGTCGAAAATATCTGACAGGACCTGCCTTGCTGCGCAAAGGCGCAAGAGAGGGGGAGGTTGAACTTGCCTTTTCATTGCCAAATAAAGAAATTATTGTTAAACGTGTTTTAAAAAAAAACAATAAAACAGTTGAACAAAGTTCGGGACACATCATTCTTAACGGAGTTAAACAAGATTTGACTGCTGTCGAGTTAAAAGCAAAAATGTTAGAACTCTTAAATTATCCGATGGAATTACTGAATAAATCCAAAAATTTGATTTATACTTATACGGTCTATACTCCGCAGGAAGAAATGAAATCAATTTTAACAGAGGAACCGGATATAAGGTTAGACGTCCTAAGAAAAGTGTTTGGATTCAGCAAATACAAGGTTATTCGGGAAAACAGCATGATTGCATTTAAAGAAATGCGCAATAAAGTTAAAGTGTTTGAAGGAAACACGACAGATTTAACTGAAAAAATAAAGTTTAAAGAACAATATATGCAGGAATTAAACCGCTCAGAAAAAATTTTGGAAGACACGGTTAAAAAAATAAATATTATAAAACTTGACATGGGAAAAAAAAAAAGTGAAATGCATGCGCTTGAAAAACAAAGAGAAGAATTACAGGGATTAAACCAAAGCTTGTTAAATGTAAAAATTAGAGTTGAAGAACGGATAAAAAATAAAAATTTAATCCTTGCAAATATAATTAATACTGAAGAAGAGCTAAACTTGCTAAAAAATCGGATTGATGCTTTGATTCTTGTTAAACCTCTAAATACAAAAGAAGAAATTGAAAAAGAATTAAAAAATAAAGAAAGTTTAGTTTATAGCGTAATTAACCAGGAAAATGCAGTTAAAATTAAACTTGTACAGTTCCAAGCATCAATAACTTTATTGGAGAAAGAAATTAATGAATTAAATTTAAAATCTAAAGAGTATGAAATTGACGTGTTAGAGCTTAATAAACTTTATACCGAGATTGCAGGTAAAAACACAATACAGACAAAACAAAAAGAGCTTGAACAGAGGTTTATTAAAATTAATGAAAAAATTCAGGAATTTAATCTAAAAAAATACACTGCTCTAGAAACCATAGAAAAGATAACCCGGCTTGATAACTGCCCATTATGCTTGCAGGAAGTTTCACATATGCACAAAAATCAGATTCATTCAACTGAAACTGATAAAATTAGCGTGTTAAATGATCGGTTAAACAAAAGTTTTCAAGAAAAAAGCATAATTGAAACTGAACTTAACAATATTTCTGATTTTTTAGAAAATTTAGGGGTTAAAGAGTCAGGATATATTAGGTTAAAATTGAAAATTGAAATGTTTAACCCTTCAAAGATTAAAGACAAACATGAACAATTAAATGAGTTAACAAACTTTAAACAAGATTATAATTTTAAATTACAAGAAATTTTAAAGAATGATGTAATCACTATCAAAAACGAGATAGATAAGCTGAGGCAAGAATTAAAAGTTTGGCAAAGGTATGAATTTTCTGCAAAAGATAAATTGGATTGGAAAAAACGTTCAGAAACTCTTGCAGTGTTAAAAATAAAACAACAAGAACAGTTAGCTGAAATTGAAAGGGAAACTATTGATCTTGAATCTAATAAAAAAACGTTTATAGGGAGTCTTGAAAAATATAAAGATTTAGAAATTAAATTTAAGATATTAAAAGAAGAAATCGAAAATATCAACACAATTGAGAAAGAGTTAATCGCAAACCAAGCCACTCAAAAAAAAGGAATAATTGACCTTGAAAGACAATTGCAAATTTTAGCTGTTGAAATTGACAAAAAAGAAAAACAAGCAAAAGAAATGAACAAATTAAACCAAATGATTAATTGGCTAAATAAAAGTTTTATCCCGTTAACAGTGACAATTGAACAACAAATGATGGCACATGTATATAATTTATTTGATGAATTATTTAAAAAATGGTTAAATATGTTAATCGAAGATGATTTATTAACTGTTAGCTTGGATCAAGAGTTCAGCCCTTTAATATGTCAAAATGGATTTGATGTTGAATATGAACATTTATCAGGAGGAGAAAAAACATCTATTGCTTTGGCCTACAGATTAGCGCTAAATAAAATAGTAAATGAATTATACCGCGGTATTGGCACATACGATATAATCATATTAGATGAACCAACCGATGGATTTTCTCATGAACATTTAGATAAGTTAAAAGACGTATTTGATGAGTTGAAAATGAATCAGTTAATTATTGTTTCTCACGAAAATAAAATTGAAAGTTTTGTTGAACACGTTGTGCATATTGTTAAGAATGAACACGTTAGTGTTGTGAGTGATTAA
- a CDS encoding ABC transporter permease, which produces MNLRKFNFNTALILEYLELVVNSLRKRYLRTTLTMIGIFIGIAAVVALVSLSEGLKLAVQEQFEALGADKLIISYRGDVVPGLSASSGGLTLKDYKFIKRLKQVENTIYWYFDSAKVVFKDQTLFLPVIAYPTDDKQELFNEMWYFDIKTGRTLKKNDKYKINTGIAFFEDKVFLDNLKIRDKLTINGLDFKIVGYYERVGNSQDDKNIFIEEATFKELFNVDEQVSIMVAKVRPSLKPSAVANIIEKKLREFRGLKEGQEDFVIQSSEEFMKAVSDILNIIQIVLVGIAGISLFVGGIGIMNTMYTAVTERTKEVGIMKAIGARNEDIFLMFLIESGLLGFSGGLIGILIGMGFAKLVEYFALSILKTNLLSPQFSGFLILGSLFFASFIGAVSGTFPAMQASKLAPIEALRYE; this is translated from the coding sequence ATGAACTTAAGAAAATTTAATTTTAATACCGCCCTTATTTTAGAATATCTCGAATTAGTGGTTAATAGTTTAAGAAAGCGTTATCTTCGTACTACTTTAACCATGATAGGAATCTTTATAGGCATTGCCGCTGTTGTTGCTCTTGTAAGTTTAAGTGAAGGCTTAAAATTAGCAGTCCAAGAACAGTTTGAAGCGCTGGGCGCTGATAAGTTAATTATTAGCTATAGGGGCGATGTTGTACCGGGCCTGTCTGCAAGTTCTGGTGGTTTGACTTTAAAAGATTACAAATTTATTAAACGCCTTAAACAAGTAGAAAATACAATATATTGGTACTTTGATTCTGCCAAAGTAGTATTTAAAGACCAAACCTTATTTTTGCCGGTTATTGCATATCCAACTGACGACAAGCAAGAACTTTTTAATGAAATGTGGTACTTTGATATTAAAACTGGAAGAACTCTTAAAAAAAATGACAAGTATAAAATTAATACAGGTATTGCATTTTTTGAAGATAAAGTGTTTTTAGACAATCTAAAAATACGGGATAAATTAACTATAAATGGCCTGGATTTTAAAATAGTTGGATATTATGAGCGGGTTGGAAATTCGCAGGATGACAAAAATATATTCATTGAAGAAGCTACATTTAAAGAGTTGTTTAATGTTGATGAACAGGTAAGTATAATGGTCGCAAAAGTGAGACCAAGTCTTAAGCCTTCAGCGGTTGCTAACATTATAGAAAAAAAGCTTAGGGAGTTTAGGGGTCTAAAAGAGGGCCAAGAAGATTTTGTGATACAAAGTTCAGAAGAGTTTATGAAAGCAGTCTCAGACATACTTAACATTATCCAAATAGTTTTAGTGGGTATTGCAGGCATTTCGTTATTTGTTGGCGGTATCGGGATAATGAATACCATGTACACTGCTGTAACCGAGCGTACTAAAGAAGTCGGAATTATGAAGGCAATTGGCGCCCGCAATGAAGACATTTTTTTAATGTTTTTAATAGAGTCCGGGTTACTGGGTTTTTCTGGCGGCCTGATAGGAATTTTAATAGGTATGGGTTTTGCAAAGTTAGTAGAATATTTTGCGCTGTCAATTTTAAAAACTAATTTACTTAGTCCGCAATTCTCAGGATTTTTAATATTAGGTTCATTATTCTTTGCATCATTTATCGGCGCAGTTTCTGGCACTTTCCCTGCAATGCAGGCGAGTAAGCTTGCGCCTATTGAGGCGCTTAGGTATGAATAA
- a CDS encoding LamG domain-containing protein: MAPKAQAAMEFLMTYGWAILVVLVVIGALAYFGVLSPTSILPEKCFFQVGLECEQYVVGNGQAQFIVRNNLGKKLTINSLKLIDENNNEVCSTLSAVSGIDNEKSGTITTFCNINSNPGDKKKFTVEIEYYTGNEISFTHTANGELLSIIEELDSPNIPSPGEMVLYSSFDNPLDEKTIDMGNGIIGTCTDPKCPIYLDNQGILGGAYSFEGDDFISIPDEDSLTRQIFSISVWVKPSELSEYDEIISKYNEFLIRRNGAYILFYLYEAAKPTAKWEPRVPGITLVDTVNWHHIVVTYDGRYMSSYVNGILQGTIDRGITLTNSPYNLEIGSWGSGANAFHGLIDEVIFWDKALLPSEVSTLYNSYS; encoded by the coding sequence ATGGCACCAAAAGCGCAAGCTGCAATGGAATTCTTGATGACTTATGGTTGGGCGATTTTAGTAGTTCTTGTGGTTATAGGAGCTTTAGCATATTTTGGAGTTTTAAGTCCAACAAGTATATTGCCCGAAAAATGTTTTTTCCAAGTAGGTTTAGAATGTGAACAGTATGTTGTAGGCAATGGACAAGCACAGTTTATTGTTCGTAATAATTTAGGTAAAAAATTGACAATAAACAGTTTAAAACTTATCGATGAAAATAACAATGAAGTTTGTAGTACTTTGAGCGCAGTTTCCGGCATAGATAATGAGAAAAGTGGAACTATTACAACTTTTTGTAATATTAATAGTAATCCCGGCGACAAAAAAAAATTTACTGTAGAAATTGAATATTATACAGGGAATGAAATATCATTCACGCATACGGCTAATGGAGAATTATTGAGTATTATTGAGGAGTTAGATTCCCCAAATATACCTTCACCCGGTGAAATGGTTTTATATTCTTCATTTGATAACCCCCTGGATGAAAAAACTATTGATATGGGTAATGGTATAATAGGGACATGCACTGATCCGAAATGTCCAATATATCTAGATAACCAAGGGATTCTGGGCGGAGCATACAGTTTTGAGGGGGATGATTTTATTTCAATTCCAGATGAGGATAGCTTGACAAGACAAATATTTTCAATTTCGGTTTGGGTTAAGCCTTCCGAATTAAGTGAATATGATGAAATTATTTCAAAATACAACGAATTTCTAATCAGAAGGAATGGGGCATATATTCTTTTCTATCTCTATGAAGCGGCTAAACCTACAGCGAAATGGGAACCTAGAGTACCAGGTATAACTCTTGTTGATACGGTTAATTGGCATCACATTGTAGTAACTTATGACGGTCGATACATGTCTAGTTATGTAAACGGGATACTACAAGGTACTATAGATAGAGGAATTACTTTAACCAATAGCCCATATAATCTTGAAATTGGATCATGGGGTTCTGGAGCTAATGCATTCCATGGATTAATTGACGAAGTAATATTTTGGGATAAAGCGTTATTACCTTCAGAAGTTTCTACACTATACAATAGTTATTCTTGA
- a CDS encoding ABC transporter ATP-binding protein codes for MIELRDVWKIYTMGKVEVKALRGINLKVRQGEFVAIMGPSGSGKSTSMNMVGSLDVPTTGTVFLDGQDISKLSESDLAQLRGRKIGFIFQQFNLLNTLSAIENVMLPMIFQNINKHNREMRAKKLLELVQLGHRLHHKPAEMSGGEQQRVAIARSLANNPEVILADEPTGNLDTKTGRIVMDFLKYLNKKENRTIVMVTHDEHVAKEAKRITFLRDGEIISDRTVS; via the coding sequence ATAATCGAATTGCGTGACGTCTGGAAAATTTATACGATGGGTAAAGTTGAAGTTAAAGCGCTTAGAGGTATTAATTTAAAAGTAAGACAGGGAGAATTTGTCGCTATTATGGGCCCTTCAGGTTCAGGCAAATCAACTTCTATGAACATGGTGGGTTCTTTAGATGTACCAACAACAGGCACCGTATTTTTAGACGGGCAAGATATTTCAAAATTATCTGAATCAGATCTGGCCCAGCTGAGGGGCAGAAAAATTGGCTTCATTTTTCAACAATTCAATCTTCTCAATACGTTATCGGCAATAGAGAATGTTATGCTCCCTATGATTTTTCAGAACATTAATAAACATAATCGTGAAATGCGGGCAAAGAAATTGCTTGAGCTAGTACAGTTAGGCCACAGATTACACCACAAACCTGCAGAAATGTCTGGCGGAGAACAACAAAGGGTCGCAATTGCAAGATCATTGGCAAATAATCCTGAAGTTATACTTGCCGATGAACCCACTGGAAATTTAGATACAAAAACAGGCAGGATAGTTATGGATTTTTTAAAATATTTAAACAAAAAGGAAAATCGAACAATCGTCATGGTTACTCACGATGAACATGTTGCAAAGGAAGCAAAAAGAATTACATTTTTGCGAGACGGAGAAATAATAAGTGATAGGACGGTAAGTTAA
- a CDS encoding ABC transporter permease, producing MDFRDYMLFTWGHIKHNSLRTWLTMIGIFVGIATIVSLISLGTGLEEAITSRFSSLGADKIIVQNSQTLFAPPGQGTVDKLNDRDLRVVKQTKGFELVIGRLLRFESIGFKNKIIFGAIISVPSTSQGVELINEFIGVSTVAGRQLKANDRGKIVMGYDFYNKELFEKKLRVGDKVTIKDKSFSIAGFLQRTGQPFGETFVMMNEEDMKNLLDINDEWDIIVGKVAEGIDSVAVGKTLDKKFLQDRGLKEWEKDYTIQTPDDIIDSLGNILLVVQAILVGIASISLIVGGIGIMNTMYTAVLERTGEIGIIKSIGARNSTVLLIFLFESGMLGLVGGLIGLLLGVILSLTVQFFGTLYFGTQLLNASFPTYLMIGALLFSFSVGSFAGTFPAVRASRLKPVDALRYRK from the coding sequence ATGGACTTCCGTGATTATATGCTATTCACGTGGGGGCATATAAAACATAATTCTTTACGTACTTGGCTTACAATGATAGGTATATTTGTAGGAATAGCAACGATCGTATCTTTAATAAGCCTCGGTACTGGGTTAGAAGAAGCAATCACTTCAAGGTTTAGTTCACTTGGCGCAGACAAAATTATTGTACAAAATTCTCAAACACTGTTTGCTCCTCCGGGCCAAGGCACAGTTGATAAATTAAATGACCGCGATTTAAGAGTGGTTAAACAAACTAAAGGTTTTGAACTTGTAATTGGAAGGCTTTTAAGGTTTGAAAGTATAGGGTTTAAAAATAAAATTATTTTTGGGGCGATCATCAGCGTACCTTCAACTAGCCAGGGTGTTGAATTAATTAACGAGTTTATCGGTGTTAGCACTGTTGCCGGCAGGCAGTTAAAAGCAAATGACCGCGGTAAAATAGTAATGGGTTATGATTTTTATAATAAAGAACTGTTTGAGAAAAAACTGAGAGTGGGCGATAAAGTAACAATCAAAGATAAAAGTTTTTCGATTGCAGGGTTTTTACAAAGAACTGGCCAGCCATTTGGAGAAACATTTGTCATGATGAATGAAGAGGACATGAAAAATTTGCTTGATATTAATGATGAATGGGATATTATAGTTGGCAAAGTTGCAGAAGGCATTGATTCTGTTGCAGTAGGCAAAACACTAGACAAAAAATTTTTACAAGACAGGGGTTTAAAAGAATGGGAAAAAGATTATACAATACAAACTCCAGATGATATTATTGATTCTCTGGGTAATATTCTGCTCGTTGTTCAAGCAATTTTAGTGGGAATTGCCTCAATCTCTTTAATTGTTGGGGGGATAGGTATCATGAATACAATGTATACTGCTGTACTTGAAAGAACAGGGGAAATTGGCATCATAAAATCAATTGGAGCGAGGAATAGCACTGTTTTATTAATATTTTTATTTGAATCAGGTATGTTAGGTTTGGTCGGCGGACTTATAGGTTTATTATTGGGCGTAATATTGAGTTTAACTGTTCAATTTTTTGGAACTCTTTACTTTGGAACTCAATTACTTAACGCGTCATTTCCAACCTACTTAATGATTGGCGCACTACTTTTTTCTTTTAGCGTTGGTTCATTTGCAGGCACGTTTCCCGCAGTACGAGCATCACGGCTTAAGCCAGTTGACGCTTTGAGGTACAGAAAATGA